In Scyliorhinus torazame isolate Kashiwa2021f chromosome 26, sScyTor2.1, whole genome shotgun sequence, the following proteins share a genomic window:
- the LOC140402875 gene encoding carbonic anhydrase 14-like yields MPAPLHVFVCTFQLHIVHYNSERYPDSKEAMSKEDGLVVLGILIEWSPGVTQWSVTRLSPFWLGLEASHFTVIKTKDCTQNHGIFNADMFELLYSIKFGEVVNPAYEKILSHLESVAFAGQEVTIPSFDVQSLFPSVLDEYFTYRGSLTTPPCFQSVHWIVLHQRVQISLSQITALQSQLFNTSVGASPRQPLSNNYRQTQPLNNREIKASFSFGWTIDFQKAMLDLLKTLATRSPQ; encoded by the exons ATGCCTGCCCCTCTACATGTCTTTGTTTGTACTTTCCAGCTTCACATTGTTCATTACAACTCGGAGAGATATCCGGACTCGAAGGAGGCTATGAGCAAGGAAGACGGGTTGGTGGTCCTGGGAATTCTGATTGAG TGGTCTCCAGGTGTAACTCAATGGAGTGTGACCCGATTGTCCCCATTCTGGCTGGGACTTGAGGCATCACACTTCACCGTCATTAAGACAAAAGACTGCACACAAAACCACGGGATATTTAATGCTGACATGTTTGAACTTCTTTATTCAATAAAGTTCGGGGAGGTAGTTAACCCAGCTTACGAGAAGATACTGAGTCACTTGGAATCTGTAGCATTTGCAG GTCAGGAGGTCACGATCCCCTCTTTCGACGTCCAGTCGCTGTTTCCCTCGGTTCTGGATGAATACTTCACCTACAGAGGCTCGCTGACCACGCCACCCTGTTTCCAGAGCGTCCACTGGATCGTCCTCCACCAACGAGTACAGATCTCCCTTTCCCAG ATTACAGCTCTGCAGAGCCAGCTGTTCAACACGAGCGTTGGCGCGTCTCCCAGACAACCCCTCAGCAACAACTATCGGCAAACACAGCCCCTCAACAACCGGGAGATCAAAGCTTCCTTCTCATTCG